GTCCTCTACACGCCAGCATCGGTACAGCGCCGTATacgcaagcaagcaagccCACACAGCAGAGACACGGTACAGCCCCGGCTGAGCCGATCTCCATCACAGCCAAGTCGAAGCGGCGCAGGGAAGGCGTtgccactcgcacacacccgcacgcgtgcagagGGGCCAGCTCAAGTggaagggaggggcaagCGCCCAACGGCATCGTCATGATGATAGCCTTTCTACTGCAGCTCTTCACCAGCCTTGGGCTGCCGCTCGTGGCGTTTCTCCTATACAGCCATCTCGCCGACTCAGTCCACACACGTGGCAACGTCGCTCAAGGCGACGCTGGCGCCGTGGACGGCACCGACACCTTCAGCCGACAGGTGCgggcggagctggagcagctcgaTGTGGCCTCCGCGCCTCCctcagcggcagtggcggtgccgccggccCCAGTGCCGGCTGAAATCCTGATCACCTACGCAACGCAGTCGAAGAACTCGCTAGCGCTGGCGCACAAACTTTTCTCGCTCATCacggcgcacctgcacacaGCACCGCTGGCAACGGCCGAAGATGTCGTCCGCCCGCTCGTGCGGGTGATGGAAATGCgcgaagaggaagggaaCAGCAGGAACGTGTGCCGCGTCGacacgctgctggagcagaaCCAGTATGCGCTAACCATCTTTATCGCCAGTACGTATACGGACGgcgtcgcgccgccgcggtcgcaGGCGTTCGAGGCGATGCTGAAGGACGCCTTCGAGGACCACCGCATCCCGCGCAACACTCTCGGCCGCAAGCACTTCGCCGTCTTCGGTCTCGGTGACATCGCATACGGCGAGGAAAAGTTTAACGCCTTCGCCAAGAACCTGCACGAGTGGTGCCGCGGCCTCGGCGCACCGCCGTTCGTGGTCCCGCCGGTGTAcgcgacggaggcgaagACACAGTCGCTCTTCCGCATCTTctccacggcgctgctgaagtGGATGAGCCGCGCCTTCTTCCACGCGGATGGCACGGTGACCGTCAAGAAAAAGTCGGAGATGGCAGCGGCCAGTCCTGCAGCGGCCAGTGCCACGGAAGCGCGCAGCTGCAAGGGCGGTAACACCCCCATCATCTCCGCCGGGGCGGAGGGTGAgcggtgtgcgtgccggcagtcgtcgcagccgctctgcggcagcagtgccggTGGAGACGGCGATGATGGCTCTGCGTGCTGCAAGGCGGGCACGATGGccgacggcgttgccgcgAGCAagagcgacgacgacgacgacgacgacaacaacaacgcggGGAACGACGACATGGACGATGTCGAGGACCTTGTGTGGgacggcaccgacgacgccgactTCGACCTCAACAAGGACCCAAGCGAGCTGCCCGAGCTGCTCTACCCGAAGCTGCGCCAGAACCTGGAGAAGCAAGGGTACCGCCTCGTCGGCTCCCACTCGGGCGTGAAGCTGTGCCGGTGGACCAAGTCGATGCTACGTGGTCGGGGCGGGTGCTACAAGCACACCTTCTACAACATCAACTCCTCCCAGTGCATGGAGATGACGCCGAGCCTGGCGTGTGCGAATAAATGTGTTTTCTGTTGGCGCCATCACACGAACCCCATCTCGCGCCACTTTCGGTGGAAGCAGGACCCACCGGAGCTGCTCATCGCGCAAGGGATGGCGGGACACTACCAGATGATCAAGCAGATGCGCGGTGTCCCGGGCGTGACGCCGGAGCGGCTGGCCACGGCCATGCAGATCCGCCActgcgccctctccctcgtggGTGAGCCCATCATGTACCCGCAGATCAACGGCTTCTGTGacctgctgcaccagcaccgtATCTCCTCTTTTATGGTGACGAATGCGCAGTTcccggagcagctgcgggacTTGAAGCCGGTCGTGCAGCTCTACCTTTCCATCGACGCCCCAACGCCCGAGGAACTGAAGCGGATCGACCGGCCGCTCTTCGAGGACTACTGGGATCGCTGCCTCAGCTGCGTGAAGGAGTTGGcgaggaagcagcagcgcaccgtgTTCCGGCTGACGCTGGTGAACCAGTACAACACGGAGAACGTGAAGGCGTACGCGGACCTGGTTGAGATGGGGCAGCCGGACTTCATTGAAGTGAAGGGTGTCACGTACTGCGgcacaagcagcagcagcacgctgAACATGAAGGATAACGTCCCACGGCATGACGAAGTGGTCAACTTCTGCAAGGCGCTCTGCGCCGAGATGGCAAGCCGGCACCCACACTACCGCACCCCGCAGATGGACAGGGAAGAggcaggcggcagcgacgtgATTGTCATCCCTGCCGAGGAGCGCAACCGCCCATACCACGTAGCGTGCGAGCACGAgcacagctgctgcgtccTCATCGCACTCGACAAGTTCTTCTTCGATGGTCACTGGCACACCTGGATCGACTACGAGCGCTTCTACGACCTGGTTGAGTCGGGGCGCACGGACTTCACCTCGCTAGACTACGCCGCCGTGACGCCGCCCTGGGCCACGTACAACtcgaaggagaagggcttTGACCCCGAGCAGACACGCGTGGTGCGCAAGAACGCGCGACCGACAACGGTGATGGCCAGCTGCTAGTCGCGGGCTGCAGCAGAGCTGGCGGATAACAATAGTGGATGCGTATGATGCGGGCACGTGAGGATGGGTGCCCTCCCGCACACCTGCCTTCATGCCCTGTGACTGTCTTACGCTTCACCTAAGTCCTTAATCGATGAGCACGCCCTCGCGCACCTTTGCTAAACACGCCGAGCGAGATGTCGCAGGATGCAGCATGCCTGCCCATCGCTtgagcgcgcgccgctgcctcatACAATCCACCAAAGGAAAAGCGCCGTCgaggtcgaggaggaggggggttaGGAAGAGCTGCGGCGCGTCTCTTGCGATGGTCGTGTCGGATGGGGCGGCTGTGGCTGCAACACTCGCTCACGTAAAgcgtgcctctccccctcccccctcccctctcctctcctctctcttggcTCGCGCACAAGGAGCccgatgcacacacgcgcgacgATGCACCCATGCACATCGGCCCTTGGACTCCATGCTTGTGCTGTTGTTGTTAGACACATCTTCTCTCCACCTAAACCACGCACgaccgctctctctctggacTCATCGGTGCACCCCCTTGTCCCCATACCTGCACGGCCTGCGGTCGCCAGCACGACGACCGCATGCACATGAGACCCATCGTATGTAtgcagatatatatatatatcccCTGTGGTGACCCTGATCATCATcatcttctccgcctcttgCCTTCTCCCCGCTTTGCctgtgtcgtcgtcgtcgtcggtgtCTGACGGTGCCCCCATccgcaccgtcaccgtcCCGTGACCGACTTGAGGGTTGTGtacccaccccacccgcTTGCGGTGCTCCGGGGCGTAAATgtacagcagctgctccacggcaCAGCAGACACAACcgctctccccacccctcacgCTTCCGCATTCGTGCCGGAACGGTTCCGTGGCCACGGAGCCACCGTCGACCCTCTTTGTCTCACCGTGCACCTCTTCCATGTACCGGTCGCCGCTCGCCTCCTTCGAAGTGGCCCACGAGCGCTACGGCGAGCGTGCGCCGCACAGATCGCGGTATGCCAGCAGCACCAATAGGCCGCGTCCGTCTACCTTCATACACCCGGTGTCGCCATGCCTGTCCACAGCAACGGGCAAGCGCGGTGCgagctcggcggcggcgacgatggtGCGGGCATCGTCGGTGAACGGCAGCAGTATCACCGGCAACTTAGCATCGAAGCCGCGGCAATCGTGGCATCAGCCCAGTCTCACCATCGCCAGTGGCGGCTGCAGTAGGGACGCGGCGCACAAGCGCCCTGCTGTCTGCAGTACGGGGACCTCCGGGCCacccgccacagcagcagcagcagtaccagCAGCAAGTCGTGTGACCAGCCCAACTTCCCCTATCCCCTCCTCTgttgcggcagcggcaccgcgggAGCAGCCAAACCGGAAGAAGcgcgtcgcagcggcgcccgTCGCCTCGAAGAGCCCTGCAACGCACACGGCCACAACCACCACGACGAGGCGCGGCACCCTGGCCCCGGGAGTGCATCAAGACTCCTACACGAAGCTGGAGAGCCCGGAGGACCGGATGCCTGTGTCAGACTTTAACGACACCAGCGAGGGCGCGGACTGGACCTGTGTGGATGTCGACCTCGGTGATCTGCGGCAGGAGACCATGCAGTTGGCGAAGGCGAGCGCAGGCGGCGACTGTGGGAGTATGCCTTTCTCACCGCAAGGCAGGACGTCGCCGGCACCTGAGGACGGTATCCCCATGGGGccggcagccgtggcggaggATGAAGACGTGGCCAATGCGGACATGAACATCTTCGTagcggtgcgcgtgcgtcctCGCACCTCGTTGATAACGGTCAAGGGAACACCATCGACGTCTACTCTAACTGATACGCCatcgcgctctctctttcccgCGTCATCAGCGTCGTCGTACAACGGGAAGCAGCAACCGTCATGCGagctgcacagcagcggcggtaaCTGGGACGATACTTTGAGTACTCAGGCGAGcaccatcggcggcggctcaCTGCTTGCGGAGCGCCAGCCGACGACCAACAGCGCCACCAGCCACAGTGCCACCATGCGCGGGCGGCGGTCCGCGAGCCGGCGCGCAATCCTGAAAGCCGAGAAAGGCAAACCCGGCATCAGCCACAGCGCGGACAAAGCGTCGAACGAAGTCTGCGTGACCGCCGACGCAAGGAACGGCTTCATCGACTGCCCCGTTGCCGCGAACGCCTCGGGCGTCGCcagcacgacgacgacgccggcggcgaaCGTTGCCGCGGCTGGGCAGCAAACCCGCACCCTTCGCTTCCGTTTCGACTACATCCTCGACGACAGCGTGGCGCAGGCAGATATCATGACGTGCATCGGTCagcgcgcggtggcgcgggTGCTGCAGGGCTACCACAGCACCGTGATGTGCTACGGCCAGACCGGCAGTGGCAAGACCTACACCATTGCCGGGCCGCACGGTGGAAAGCTGTCGAGGAAGGCGTTGCGGTGGCTAGCGTCGCAGCCCACGTCAACCGAGGCGGTCGGGTGCGATGACAACAACGTCGATGAAGAGGAACATGCGCGCGTCGCATCGGATGTCGGCCTGCTACCCCGCATACTGATCCAGCTGTTTCGCGGGCTGGAGgcgcggcacggcgccggcgccacggcTGCAACAGCAGGCGACGgcaagctgcagcaggcgtcTGCGGTGCCGACGTCATGGTGGCAGGTTACAATCAGTGCGCTGGAACTATACAACGACGATATGCGCGACTTGCTGCCGGGCGAGCTTCCCCAGAACGAGGGAGCGACGCTTGGCACGAAGGACGTCTCTCACCCATCCGTCGCGACGCATGTTCACCATCACTgtaacagcagcaacaccagtGACCGCCACGACCACCGCAAGGCCACCGCGTCAGCTGTCAAGCGAGGGCGGGATCATTTCCCCGCCTCTCCATCACCGGGCGCGGCGCCAAagtgcacacgtgtgtcGCAGCGCGTCAGCTCTCGATGCGGCAACTCCACCATGACGCGGAACCCCCCAAGGGCGGCTGCGAGCACAACAAGTGCCACCTCCCATGCTAGGGCCGGCACCGGCATGGGATCCGCCAAGACGATGCCGATGAAGTGGACTGCGCCGACCGCAACccaagcagcaccgcagctgcaAATTCGTCTAGGGGCGCCCGCATCGTCGGCCTCGCAGAGCGCCCCACCAACAAAGCAGAAGACGGCAAGAGGTGggtcgccgcctcccccgcGTTGGACCTCGCTCCGCCAGCCCGCGCACGACGCCGGGAGCGAAGCTGTGTACATCGAGGGACTGCGCGAGCACCGGGTGCACGACATTCACACAGCGATGGAGGCGGTCCGGCTGGCgctgaggcagcggcagacgggCAGCACGAAGCTGAACAAGAGCAGCAGTCGCTCCCATGCCTTCTTCTTCGTACGCGTCGACCAGCATAAGCGACACTCACGCGACGGAGAGAAGCCCGTGTGGACCACCCGCCACTCCACACTGAGCCTTGTCGACCTCGCAGGGTCGGAGCGCGTCAGCTATACTGGCGCGCACGGCCTGCAGCTCAAGGAGGCACGGAACATCaacctttctctctctgcactcGGAAACGTAatgcgcctgctgcgcctggcGGCCCGCTCGTCGCTCTCCAAAAACTCGACGACCACCTCGACCAGCAGTGCGGCCGCACTGACAGGCGCCAGGGCATGCCAGCACATACCGTATCGCGACAGCAAGCTCACGCGCATCTTGCAGAACAGTCTCGGCGGCAATGCCATCGCATTCCTGCTGTGCAACGTGTCACCGGACCCGTGCGATGCGCAGGAAACGATGTCGACGTTGCGATTCGCGACGCTGTGCAGGGATGTGAAGAGCAACGCGAAGCTGAACGAGATGACAGCGGACACGGACGACGCGCAagctgcggcagaggcaaAGGTATGTCAGCTTGCCGTCGAAGCCTCGACCGCACAGAaccgcctgcagcagctcgcgaCGTACACGTGGTGGCTGGAGAAACACCTCAGCTACTTCGCGGCCGCAATgttccagcagcagcagcggcagcggctctcCGGAGCACCGACCACCAGCGCGTCCATGAGGACAGTCACCTCATCATCCTGCTCGCGTGGTGGTAGCAGCGGCGGTTGCCGTCTCGTCGTACCCGAGGAGACCGCAGCGCCGAAAGCGATCAGCGGCACACAAACCGCCGGTGCTGGGAACGGCAGCATTCAGAGGTGCGGCAGCCTCGAATCGCGCGACGTCGAAAACAACGATGGAGCCGGTCCTGGTGCAGCACCGGAGGGCTGTCgtcgcagcgcggcgccTGTTGGGCCCACGTCGCCGGAGTGGTGGTATATTTCACCTCGGCCATCGAGCCCAACAGCGCCGGCGGACGACAACaaggacagcggcggcggagcgaCGGGAGCGGAGGCATACTGGCTCAGCGCTTCGGcccgcgccctcctctcccctgcctACCCCATTTCGCAGCGCTGCATGGAGCTACAGCGCAAGCTgatcgccgctgcggctgcctccACCATCAAAGACTCCGCGATGCTGTCCATGCTCTATCCTACGGACGCAGCAGTCGGCGAGACGGAGGCCACGGCGCGTAACCGTGTTGTCGCCGGCACCAACCCGCTAAAGGCCTCCTCAACGAAGACCATGGCAAGCACAAGCACCAGGGACGGGGGCATTGGCGTGCTCGTGTCTGAACCGACTGCGATACCCGTCTCAATGGGCGTTACCTCGGCCTCAAAGGGGACGCGTGCACCAACTCGTCATCCTCGGCCATCTCCACCGCACCACGCGCCCGCTCTGGAGCCCTCGCCGAGCACCACGTCGGTTCCGTCCgtgccgcttctctccctcgccgcgAACCGAAAACAGCCGCGTCGTGAGTGCCCCATGAACGCCATCGACGCCACCCTTGCCAAGGAGCGGGCCGCGCGAGCGGCGACGCAGGCAcggctggcggcggtggagcagtCGAACGTGCTGCTACGCTTGCGCCTCGCGGAGCTGCACGGATGCATGCGgcaggagggaggcagcACACACGTCGCTGAGGGTCATCAAGCGACgaaggcggcgaggaggactgTAGAGAAGGGCGACTCTTGGGTGCCGGCATCATCGGTAGCCACACCAGCCCCGCTGCCTTCGTCCGCTGCGGCCAGCACATCGCGGGCTCTGTATCCACCGCACTACTCCTGCGCGTCTCATGATGCCTCCCTCAAAGTCTTCCTTGCGCGCTGTGGCTTCGTCGCGATGGACTTGATGGCGCCCGCTGACGCGGCGATGTCACCACGGCGTCAGGCCTAAACACATCAGCAggcgtcccccccccctcctcctcctccccctctccccaagAGCGATGCGCACCAGCACCCGCAGTGGACCAGCGGTGTGAAGAAAACAGCACCGCCCCCTGCATGGCGCGCGCAGCTATGGGGCaacggcaacggcaacgCCAACGAGAGCACTGCGTCTTGCTTTCTAAAGGCTTTCGGCCGTCCACACCAGCAGCCATGGAAGATAACGTTGAAAAGTTGCTCGCGTACATGTCTGCAGCTGCCATGGAGCACCCTCACCCTCGTcatcgtgcgtgtgccacgCATGAACGAGAACCTTAGTCCTTCAGAAGGCATGAAGGACTTCACgatggagggggtggggaggacagcgcacgcgcaccgctgtTGATTGGCGGTGCTGGTCACGGTGAGCGTGATGCGACATGACGCAGCCAGAGCTACGGCGCCCGTGGCTGTACGTgcaggtgtgtgtctgtgtcggtCAGTGCGGACTCTTCTTGTTCTACATTTTGGCTCTAAGTGGtggtcgccaccgccaccactctccccctccctccccctcgtgGGCCAACTCTGTACATGTGCACCTGTGTCTGTATATGGATGCGAGTCTTcgctgtcaccaccacccacttctccccctctcctcgcgcGGACGGCCCATCAGTACAGTCGTTGTAGCGCGCTCATCGTTAACGTTTTCTCGTTGTCAattccttcccctccccttccccacacATACTCAGACAAGCAGGCGCCAGGGGGGGCTAcgctcacgcacgcgcacacgcactctccctccctcgcgtcATCCTGCACCCATCCTTTCTCTATGTGCTTGCCCAtatacccccctccccctccccctcccccttcacacACCCCCGACACCCATGCATGCACGCATCGTATGCCTGTGCGTCAGCGCCTCGCCGTCCATGTGGCCTTCGCTGTCCTTCTCCCTCATCCATCCGCAATGctttcgtgtgtgtctgtgcgtgtgcgtgtgtgtgtgtgtgtgcgagttcTCTATTCCacgtgtcgctgctgccgccgccgccgctgctgttggtgTTGGGTGGACGGCAAGCTCGTCACcctgacggcggcgacgtgcaTGATGGCGGAGACGGTCTTTTACAAGTCGCCTGATGGCGGTACTTCTCTCTTCGCGTCCCTAAGCTTTCGATGTGATCtccggcagtggtggcggcgttttcttctgctgttgccgccgttgcctcATGTGTCTATACCTGCGTCTTGCTTGCACTCGCCTCCATCGACACATCCCTTGCGTGCCAACGCGCGCTCTGTCCTTCTCTTTCACCCtttgtgttgctgctgctgcgggcgcTTCCCCCCGCTGtgtcacgcacgcacatctcgacgaccaccacccctccgtCTCAGTGGTGCGCCCGTGATGCTGGCGGGTGGATGGGTCATGACAATACACGGATGGCGGTTATGTATGTACGCGGCGCGGCCAACcacggcgccagcgcagGTCTGCCGTGCGTGCTCGTAATCATCGCTGTGCCTCCCTTCTGGCTCTCGCCGTCCCTCCCTCAGCCGTCAACGTCACcccaccgccctcctcctccgcccctcctcttgcTCGCGTCAGCTGTGCTTTGGGCCGTCGCTAACACATCTGAAGAGTtgcccttccccctccccctccccacccagTCATGcagtctgctgctgctgctccgcccaCCATCACCGTTGGGGCAGCGCTCCTCCCAATGAACGACTCACGAGCAGGAGTGGTACTGGCTGCGCCCCCGCAGGGCCACTACCAGCGGCAGGCGCGTCCGGCCGCAACGTCGCCGTCCCCGCCCCTGTCcacgtgccgccgcctgAGCTACGACAGCTCCAAAACGGGCAGCAACTCGCGAAGCCGCACGCGGGCCTCGCCGCCATCCGTTGCCTCATCCCACTCGTTCTCCCACACCCTATCAGACCAGCGGAAGCAGCATTTTTGGCAGAAGCGCGTGAGCGTCACAGAGGTGGCCACCGTAACGGCTAGCCGCCACTCtaccgtcgctgctgctcgctctggcgtcgctgtcgcctcTGACGCCTGTGCGAAGCGGGACGACAGCTCGCCGGTTGCCGGGGCCCGCTCGCCATCAATCCGCATAGGCtcagctgcgctgccgtcctcACCGGAAACCACAACATCCTCCTCTGTGGtcgatgcgcgcgcgcaggtgaCCTCTGAGccaggcggcgcggcagtcgCCGCAGGCGCGCGTGAGCAGCCGTCTCGcaaagctgctgctgcagctgctgggaCAGTGGCCGTAGCGATCTCCGCGGGCGCCGTCGAAGCAAGCGACGGCAACGAGGACGTCTCCCTTTTCTcgcgtgtgcacacacacgacacacgGAGCagcaagacgacgacggcgagtgGAGGCAGCGCTTCACCACCCTCGATCACGGCCGTtacagctgctccagcagccgTCGCCACGAAGCATGAAACTCCTGCACGTGCGAACGggccatcgtcgccgtccgtGCCGTCGC
This genomic interval from Leishmania mexicana MHOM/GT/2001/U1103 complete genome, chromosome 5 contains the following:
- a CDS encoding kinesin-like protein codes for the protein MYRSPLASFEVAHERYGERAPHRSRYASSTNRPRPSTFIHPVSPCLSTATGKRGASSAAATMVRASSVNGSSITGNLASKPRQSWHQPSLTIASGGCSRDAAHKRPAVCSTGTSGPPATAAAAVPAASRVTSPTSPIPSSVAAAAPREQPNRKKRVAAAPVASKSPATHTATTTTTRRGTLAPGVHQDSYTKLESPEDRMPVSDFNDTSEGADWTCVDVDLGDLRQETMQLAKASAGGDCGSMPFSPQGRTSPAPEDGIPMGPAAVAEDEDVANADMNIFVAVRVRPRTSLITVKGTPSTSTLTDTPSRSLFPASSASSYNGKQQPSCELHSSGGNWDDTLSTQASTIGGGSLLAERQPTTNSATSHSATMRGRRSASRRAILKAEKGKPGISHSADKASNEVCVTADARNGFIDCPVAANASGVASTTTTPAANVAAAGQQTRTLRFRFDYILDDSVAQADIMTCIGQRAVARVLQGYHSTVMCYGQTGSGKTYTIAGPHGGKLSRKALRWLASQPTSTEAVGCDDNNVDEEEHARVASDVGLLPRILIQLFRGLEARHGAGATAATAGDGKLQQASAVPTSWWQVTISALELYNDDMRDLLPGELPQNEGATLGTKDVSHPSVATHVHHHCNSSNTSDRHDHRKATASAVKRGRDHFPASPSPGAAPKCTRVSQRVSSRCGNSTMTRNPPRAAASTTSATSHARAGTGMGSAKTMPMKWTAPTATQAAPQLQIRLGAPASSASQSAPPTKQKTARGGSPPPPRWTSLRQPAHDAGSEAVYIEGLREHRVHDIHTAMEAVRLALRQRQTGSTKLNKSSSRSHAFFFVRVDQHKRHSRDGEKPVWTTRHSTLSLVDLAGSERVSYTGAHGLQLKEARNINLSLSALGNVMRLLRLAARSSLSKNSTTTSTSSAAALTGARACQHIPYRDSKLTRILQNSLGGNAIAFLLCNVSPDPCDAQETMSTLRFATLCRDVKSNAKLNEMTADTDDAQAAAEAKVCQLAVEASTAQNRLQQLATYTWWLEKHLSYFAAAMFQQQQRQRLSGAPTTSASMRTVTSSSCSRGGSSGGCRLVVPEETAAPKAISGTQTAGAGNGSIQRCGSLESRDVENNDGAGPGAAPEGCRRSAAPVGPTSPEWWYISPRPSSPTAPADDNKDSGGGATGAEAYWLSASARALLSPAYPISQRCMELQRKLIAAAAASTIKDSAMLSMLYPTDAAVGETEATARNRVVAGTNPLKASSTKTMASTSTRDGGIGVLVSEPTAIPVSMGVTSASKGTRAPTRHPRPSPPHHAPALEPSPSTTSVPSVPLLSLAANRKQPRRECPMNAIDATLAKERAARAATQARLAAVEQSNVLLRLRLAELHGCMRQEGGSTHVAEGHQATKAARRTVEKGDSWVPASSVATPAPLPSSAAASTSRALYPPHYSCASHDASLKVFLARCGFVAMDLMAPADAAMSPRRQA